A region from the Anaerohalosphaeraceae bacterium genome encodes:
- a CDS encoding LamG-like jellyroll fold domain-containing protein: protein MKSVKIPMRLMTAATVISLLSVAVSAGVLVPGLDDSTALVTYPAARAGVAGDHAKITTAKITLAARFNPDVSMVTGGPTIVIEDGGTTNGTGLYLGDGNLFFAAKSNNQLGLPTSMNDTDFSDNALAITIGPVRFGSENVVYASFDAAAGILVTSINGLQRVYTITGSNASKNLDGNTSVSFLGSGAITPGHMGGLCETGAAQFPLLFWNNARNMVQKAGYNNQLGQVFSNVETLELRAHNPVPATGATNVNPLMVAQLQFTSARDPNNMSNPNPKVTGHFVTVYQVQNGEPNTLLPPLYETFVSSGSDPVAVPFTFTWDQVVCWRVEEQIQGKSKGDPANLVGPIWFFTATPSKPIVTVSPDPTTAFPAGQASFTCEFTSQSAPTVTWYKVGTPDVPLSTSDPDISVVTVPTNGITYASTLTISNIEKADEGSYYCSISNSGGSEASASATLGVKRKVAHWTLNSDSSSYNNGQYLDLSGEGHHATPTLAPVFSSSTPGTLGGQSLDMTAAGQPQAGGDSGIWATAQNTGETTVSAWINWAGPNGAWQGIVANRQRTDSSFVANYYIEIRQDNGRLQIGGIPGVGDLQIDPLPIGQWVHLAITAKAGEVVIYLNGEVANRSASGQAVPQTLYPVYFGALGRDLTTGALLSPFNGYLDDVQIFNYALSWEEVVDLYYPVMQQRVCVNPDNLDLRMDVAGGGQAGDQPDCRVDLADFAVLASTWLNSGLYPAQ, encoded by the coding sequence TGGTGACTTATCCGGCGGCGCGGGCGGGTGTGGCCGGAGACCATGCGAAAATCACCACCGCCAAGATTACCCTTGCGGCCCGGTTTAATCCGGATGTGAGTATGGTAACCGGCGGCCCGACGATTGTGATTGAGGACGGCGGTACAACCAACGGCACGGGACTGTATCTGGGGGACGGCAACCTGTTTTTTGCCGCCAAAAGCAATAATCAGCTGGGGCTGCCGACCAGTATGAACGATACCGATTTCAGCGATAATGCCCTGGCCATTACAATAGGGCCGGTAAGATTCGGCTCCGAAAATGTGGTGTATGCTTCGTTTGACGCCGCGGCGGGCATACTGGTTACCAGCATCAACGGGCTGCAGCGAGTCTATACGATTACGGGCTCCAATGCCTCCAAGAACCTGGACGGCAACACATCCGTGAGTTTTTTAGGTTCCGGTGCGATTACTCCCGGTCATATGGGCGGTCTTTGCGAGACGGGTGCAGCCCAGTTCCCGCTGCTGTTCTGGAACAATGCCCGCAATATGGTCCAGAAAGCCGGCTACAACAACCAGCTCGGTCAGGTCTTTTCCAATGTGGAGACGCTCGAGCTGCGGGCGCACAATCCTGTGCCGGCCACCGGTGCAACGAATGTCAATCCGCTGATGGTTGCGCAGCTGCAGTTTACTTCGGCCAGAGATCCGAACAACATGAGCAATCCGAATCCGAAAGTGACCGGTCATTTTGTGACGGTGTATCAGGTTCAGAACGGGGAACCCAATACGCTTCTTCCTCCGCTGTATGAGACGTTTGTTTCGTCCGGCAGTGACCCGGTTGCTGTTCCCTTTACCTTCACTTGGGACCAGGTGGTCTGCTGGCGTGTAGAAGAACAGATTCAGGGCAAGAGCAAGGGGGACCCGGCAAATCTGGTCGGTCCAATCTGGTTCTTTACAGCCACGCCTTCCAAGCCGATTGTGACGGTTTCTCCAGATCCGACGACTGCATTTCCTGCCGGCCAGGCATCCTTTACCTGCGAGTTTACTTCTCAGTCTGCTCCGACGGTTACGTGGTACAAGGTCGGCACGCCGGATGTTCCCTTAAGCACGTCGGATCCGGATATTTCGGTTGTGACGGTTCCTACCAATGGAATCACCTATGCTTCAACGCTGACCATCAGCAATATTGAGAAGGCTGATGAAGGCAGCTACTATTGTTCGATTTCCAACAGCGGCGGCAGCGAAGCATCTGCTTCCGCGACGCTGGGGGTGAAGCGCAAAGTAGCCCACTGGACTCTGAACAGCGACAGCAGCAGCTATAACAATGGACAGTATCTGGATCTAAGCGGCGAGGGCCATCATGCAACGCCGACGCTTGCGCCGGTCTTTTCCAGCAGCACGCCCGGGACTCTCGGCGGACAGTCGCTGGATATGACGGCTGCCGGGCAGCCGCAGGCCGGAGGCGATTCCGGGATCTGGGCGACCGCTCAGAATACCGGGGAAACGACGGTTTCGGCCTGGATAAACTGGGCCGGTCCGAACGGCGCCTGGCAGGGAATTGTCGCCAATCGGCAGCGGACGGACAGCAGCTTTGTCGCCAATTACTACATCGAAATCCGGCAGGATAACGGACGGCTCCAAATCGGCGGCATTCCGGGGGTTGGCGACCTTCAGATTGATCCGCTGCCGATTGGCCAATGGGTGCATTTGGCGATTACCGCCAAGGCCGGTGAGGTGGTCATTTACCTGAACGGAGAGGTTGCCAATCGCAGCGCCTCCGGTCAGGCGGTTCCGCAAACCCTCTATCCGGTCTATTTCGGCGCGTTGGGCCGAGACCTGACCACCGGTGCTCTGCTGTCTCCGTTTAACGGTTATCTTGATGATGTCCAGATTTTCAATTATGCCCTCAGTTGGGAGGAGGTGGTTGATTTGTACTATCCGGTGATGCAGCAGCGGGTGTGTGTGAATCCGGACAATCTGGACCTTCGTATGGATGTGGCCGGCGGTGGTCAGGCCGGTGACCAGCCTGATTGCCGGGTGGATTTGGCGGATTTTGCCGTACTGGCATCTACGTGGCTGAATTCCGGGCTCTATCCGGCCCAGTAA
- a CDS encoding PEP-CTERM sorting domain-containing protein (PEP-CTERM proteins occur, often in large numbers, in the proteomes of bacteria that also encode an exosortase, a predicted intramembrane cysteine proteinase. The presence of a PEP-CTERM domain at a protein's C-terminus predicts cleavage within the sorting domain, followed by covalent anchoring to some some component of the (usually Gram-negative) cell surface. Many PEP-CTERM proteins exhibit an unusual sequence composition that includes large numbers of potential glycosylation sites. Expression of one such protein has been shown restore the ability of a bacterium to form floc, a type of biofilm.) has translation MKSICIVCLAAVVFAGMASGGVIIPSLDDGTALGTYTAARNGLLNEVPKITTGKITLAARFNPDISQMTAGPVIVIENGGTSNGTGLYLASGNLIFAAKAANGRYAVPTSLNDTDFANEGGLGKSMAVSAGPVNFGQENIVYASMDIVSGKLFICINGVGSLYTITNSTGTENLDGNCSVSFLGVSPIPSDQYGWLGGLLEDNGTNNALSLYPQLFWMNAVPMIQTPGYANQLGQIFAAYVPEPASLVLLGGGAFFLRPRRHL, from the coding sequence ATGAAAAGTATCTGTATAGTCTGTTTGGCGGCGGTTGTGTTTGCAGGGATGGCATCCGGCGGAGTGATTATCCCCAGTCTGGATGACGGCACAGCCCTCGGGACCTACACAGCAGCCCGCAACGGTCTTTTGAATGAGGTGCCGAAAATCACAACAGGAAAAATCACATTGGCCGCCCGATTTAATCCGGATATCAGTCAGATGACTGCCGGTCCGGTTATTGTCATCGAAAACGGCGGAACATCCAACGGCACCGGCCTGTATCTGGCCAGTGGGAATCTGATTTTTGCAGCCAAGGCGGCAAACGGCCGATATGCCGTTCCGACAAGTCTGAATGATACGGATTTTGCCAATGAGGGCGGACTGGGCAAATCGATGGCGGTTTCGGCTGGCCCCGTTAACTTCGGTCAGGAGAACATCGTTTATGCTTCAATGGACATTGTGAGCGGAAAGCTTTTTATTTGCATCAATGGGGTCGGGAGTCTGTACACAATTACCAACTCTACCGGTACGGAGAATTTGGACGGAAACTGTTCGGTCAGTTTTCTCGGCGTCTCGCCGATTCCGTCGGACCAGTATGGATGGCTGGGCGGACTCCTGGAGGATAACGGGACCAACAATGCTCTGTCTCTGTATCCGCAGTTATTTTGGATGAACGCCGTGCCGATGATCCAGACACCCGGATATGCCAATCAGCTGGGGCAGATCTTTGCGGCTTATGTTCCGGAGCCGGCGTCGCTGGTTCTATTGGGGGGTGGGGCGTTCTTTCTGCGGCCTCGACGTCACCTGTAA
- a CDS encoding sulfatase-like hydrolase/transferase — MCFLTRRDFLGSLGAGLFVPTFGGCLAGESGKSGTTAKPLRPNILMILVDDMGYADPSCYGGSLTIPTPNIDRLAQEGIRFTQFYVNSPVCSPSRVALMTGQYPARWRIFTYLDRRELNRQRRMADFLDPSAPFLTRQFKAAGYAAAHFGKWHMGGGRDVGDAPLPQEYGFDESSVAFEGLGDRLLIRGDGLSNQSARLGRGQITWVEKHQITQIRVDQALDFIRRHKDKPFYVNVWFNDVHDPHLPVPEQLEKFRPYSDNPYVQRFYAVLEEMDRQIGRLSDGLSEMGLEEKTLVILTSDNGPTDWASYYKEGWLPPGSVGDFKGRKWSLYEGGIRMPFIVRWKGTIPAGKVNQSTLVCGADLFPSLCTMAGISLPSGVQLDGEDMSAAFLGAEIERKEPIFWYYPNDPKPGNPKNVSPVLAVREGQWKLLAGLKGQNRQLYNLANDPNEQENLAQQNPQTAQRLWERLRAWADSIGLER; from the coding sequence ATGTGTTTTCTGACTCGACGCGATTTTTTGGGTTCTCTGGGAGCCGGCCTGTTTGTTCCAACCTTCGGAGGTTGCCTGGCGGGCGAATCCGGAAAGTCCGGCACAACGGCAAAACCGCTTCGGCCGAATATCCTGATGATTCTGGTTGATGATATGGGGTATGCGGACCCGAGTTGCTACGGCGGTTCTTTGACGATTCCGACGCCCAACATAGACCGTCTGGCTCAGGAAGGGATTCGGTTTACGCAGTTTTATGTGAACTCTCCGGTTTGTTCGCCGTCGCGTGTAGCCCTGATGACGGGCCAGTATCCGGCTCGGTGGCGCATTTTTACCTATCTGGACCGGCGGGAGCTGAATCGGCAGCGCAGAATGGCGGATTTTCTAGACCCCAGCGCTCCGTTTCTGACGCGTCAGTTTAAAGCGGCAGGGTATGCCGCGGCTCATTTCGGCAAGTGGCACATGGGCGGGGGACGGGATGTCGGAGATGCTCCGCTTCCGCAGGAATACGGCTTTGATGAGTCTTCGGTTGCCTTCGAAGGGCTGGGCGATCGGCTTTTAATTCGCGGCGACGGTCTTTCCAATCAAAGTGCCCGACTCGGACGGGGGCAGATTACGTGGGTGGAAAAGCATCAGATTACGCAAATTCGGGTGGATCAGGCGTTGGATTTCATCCGACGGCACAAGGACAAGCCGTTTTATGTGAATGTCTGGTTCAATGATGTTCATGACCCGCATCTTCCGGTCCCTGAACAGCTGGAAAAGTTTCGGCCGTATTCCGACAATCCGTATGTGCAGAGGTTTTATGCCGTGCTGGAGGAGATGGACCGCCAGATTGGGCGGCTTTCGGACGGGCTGTCGGAAATGGGCCTGGAGGAGAAGACGCTGGTGATTCTTACCAGCGATAACGGGCCGACGGACTGGGCCAGTTATTACAAAGAGGGATGGTTGCCGCCGGGTTCCGTCGGAGATTTTAAAGGCCGCAAATGGAGTCTATACGAAGGAGGCATCCGGATGCCTTTTATTGTGCGATGGAAGGGAACTATCCCCGCGGGAAAGGTCAATCAGTCAACGTTGGTCTGCGGAGCGGATTTGTTCCCGTCGCTGTGTACGATGGCCGGCATCAGTCTTCCATCGGGTGTGCAGCTGGATGGGGAGGATATGAGTGCAGCCTTCCTCGGGGCGGAAATAGAAAGAAAAGAACCGATTTTCTGGTACTATCCCAATGACCCCAAACCGGGCAATCCAAAAAATGTCAGTCCGGTTCTGGCGGTTCGGGAAGGGCAGTGGAAGTTGCTGGCCGGCCTGAAAGGGCAAAATAGGCAGCTTTATAATCTTGCCAATGACCCGAATGAGCAGGAGAATCTGGCACAGCAGAATCCGCAGACGGCTCAAAGACTCTGGGAAAGACTGAGGGCCTGGGCGGACTCGATAGGGTTGGAACGATAG
- a CDS encoding glycoside hydrolase family 43 protein yields METFPSGMSNLAGVIFLFLAGWGAPQVCAKETAAKPQEKIYQNPLLDVRLADPTVIRHNGIFYLYATGDVRGGGYRFWTSADLVRWTRGEVVFSRPRSWAPDVWQDPVSGTFYLYYTAQSSLNPDWQVVGVADSNSPKGPFVNPQDLFENAIDAHLFRDDDGRLYLYFVQFPGFRITVQLMSGPRTPSGPSKVVLEPQEDWEKKHGAVTEGPWMLKHNGVYYLLYSGSHAAYPDYAVGYAAADNPMGPFRRAAHNPIIRRSKGVFGPGHGCVIRDDAGNWWHLYHQKQTSRENDFTRFLCLDRLWFDADGSLHGAATRGVRLPAPVIESRGG; encoded by the coding sequence ATGGAAACGTTTCCTTCAGGGATGAGCAATTTGGCCGGTGTGATTTTCCTTTTCCTGGCGGGATGGGGGGCTCCACAGGTCTGTGCAAAAGAGACTGCCGCGAAACCGCAGGAAAAAATCTACCAAAATCCGCTCCTGGATGTGCGGCTGGCAGACCCGACGGTGATTCGGCACAACGGAATTTTTTATCTTTATGCGACGGGGGATGTCCGGGGAGGCGGCTATCGATTTTGGACGTCTGCGGATTTGGTCAGATGGACTCGCGGGGAAGTGGTTTTCAGCCGCCCGCGAAGCTGGGCGCCGGATGTATGGCAGGACCCGGTTTCCGGAACGTTTTATCTGTATTACACGGCTCAATCTTCTTTGAATCCGGATTGGCAGGTTGTCGGGGTGGCCGATTCCAACAGCCCAAAGGGGCCTTTCGTGAATCCGCAGGATTTATTTGAAAACGCCATTGATGCCCATCTGTTTCGGGATGATGACGGCCGGCTGTATCTGTATTTTGTGCAGTTTCCTGGCTTCCGGATTACCGTTCAGCTGATGAGCGGTCCGCGAACGCCTTCGGGGCCTTCGAAGGTTGTTCTGGAACCGCAGGAGGACTGGGAGAAAAAGCACGGGGCCGTAACGGAAGGCCCGTGGATGCTCAAACACAACGGGGTTTATTATCTGCTCTACAGCGGCTCTCACGCGGCCTATCCGGACTATGCAGTTGGCTATGCCGCGGCGGACAATCCGATGGGGCCGTTCCGTCGGGCCGCACACAATCCTATCATTCGGCGGTCGAAAGGTGTTTTCGGGCCCGGTCACGGCTGCGTGATTCGGGATGATGCCGGAAACTGGTGGCATCTCTATCATCAGAAGCAAACCAGTCGGGAAAATGATTTCACTCGCTTTCTTTGTCTGGACCGGCTGTGGTTCGATGCGGACGGAAGTCTGCACGGGGCGGCAACTCGTGGAGTTCGTCTGCCGGCGCCGGTTATCGAAAGCCGCGGCGGCTGA
- a CDS encoding sulfatase → MDRRAFLKTASAALTGGSLAPGLFAADNPRKPNILMILADDATYNDFPLYGGVNVRTPRIDRLAAEGMTFSKAYLSMAICVPCRTELYTGLYPMRSGCCWNHAPARIGTRSICHFLRDLGYRVGLTGKLHVSPRSCFPFDKVEGFEDNCVAETADYNCRGIRAYMEADKSQPFCLIVGLVLPHAVWTVGDANHFDPEKLKLPANLADTPQTRQDYASYLAEIEVLDQQVGDILDTLEQTGQADNTLVLFSTEQGSQFPGCKWTNYECGLHTGITLRWPGVVKPGVRTEAMIQYADILPTLIEAAGGTVPTGQFDGTSFLEVLTGKKDGHRRYTYGMHNNIPEGGAYPIRSARDSRYRYIRNLLPERVHIQRYVMGPIGNKHTHYWSSWMLAAVEDEKAYQLVSRYLKRPGEELYDSNNDPYELNNLADNPQYADVKRRLSEELDQWMKEQSDPGAVLDTLQRYNQARGKRNET, encoded by the coding sequence ATGGATAGGCGTGCATTTCTCAAGACGGCGTCGGCGGCCCTGACAGGCGGCTCTTTAGCTCCGGGGCTTTTTGCCGCTGACAATCCCCGCAAACCGAATATCCTGATGATTCTGGCGGATGATGCCACCTACAATGATTTTCCTCTGTACGGCGGCGTCAATGTCCGGACCCCCCGTATCGACCGGCTGGCCGCCGAGGGAATGACTTTTTCAAAAGCATATCTTTCGATGGCGATATGTGTTCCCTGCCGAACGGAGCTCTATACAGGTCTGTACCCGATGCGAAGCGGCTGCTGCTGGAATCATGCTCCCGCCCGCATCGGCACCCGAAGCATCTGTCATTTTCTGCGAGACTTGGGCTATCGAGTCGGGCTGACTGGGAAACTGCACGTATCGCCGAGAAGCTGCTTTCCGTTTGACAAGGTCGAAGGGTTTGAGGACAACTGCGTTGCAGAAACGGCTGATTATAACTGCCGCGGGATTCGGGCCTATATGGAGGCGGATAAAAGCCAGCCGTTTTGTCTGATTGTCGGGCTGGTGCTTCCGCATGCGGTCTGGACCGTCGGGGATGCGAATCATTTTGACCCCGAAAAACTGAAGTTGCCCGCAAATCTTGCGGACACGCCCCAGACCCGTCAGGATTATGCGAGTTATCTGGCGGAGATTGAGGTGCTGGATCAACAAGTGGGGGATATTCTGGATACGCTCGAACAAACGGGTCAGGCGGACAATACCCTTGTTCTTTTCTCTACCGAGCAGGGGTCGCAGTTTCCCGGCTGCAAATGGACCAATTATGAATGCGGTCTTCATACAGGCATAACGCTACGTTGGCCGGGGGTTGTGAAACCGGGCGTTCGTACGGAAGCAATGATTCAATATGCGGATATTCTGCCGACGCTGATAGAAGCGGCGGGAGGAACCGTCCCAACCGGGCAGTTCGACGGGACCAGTTTCCTGGAGGTGCTGACCGGAAAAAAAGATGGACACCGCCGGTATACCTATGGGATGCACAACAATATCCCGGAAGGGGGTGCCTATCCGATTCGTTCGGCTCGGGACAGCCGTTATCGTTATATCCGCAATCTCCTGCCGGAGCGGGTCCATATTCAGAGATATGTGATGGGGCCGATAGGAAACAAACACACGCACTACTGGAGTTCCTGGATGCTGGCAGCGGTGGAGGATGAAAAGGCCTATCAGCTGGTGAGCCGGTATCTGAAGCGGCCTGGGGAGGAACTTTACGACAGCAATAACGACCCGTATGAACTGAACAATCTGGCGGATAATCCGCAATATGCGGATGTCAAAAGACGCTTGTCGGAGGAGTTGGACCAATGGATGAAAGAGCAGAGTGACCCCGGTGCGGTTCTGGATACCCTGCAGCGCTATAATCAGGCGCGAGGAAAGCGGAACGAAACATGA
- a CDS encoding sugar-binding domain-containing protein: MKSLKWMVCLMGVLMGVYAQAAETNWQPQSGGLVTRWGKALKPETAWLEYPRPQLVRSEWLNLNGLWDFALLSKTAPMPKDFFQKILVPFCVESALSGVGRTVTPNDRIWYRRTFTVPPSWTGSRVILHFEAVDWDTAVWVNGAYVGSHRGAYDRFSFDITEYLKDGTQELVVSVWDPTNFESQARGKQQMPQEGIWYTPVSGIWQTVWLEPIPKAAAIREIKITTDIDKNQVTIIPIAYEPDYRKYSVKISVFEGQNPGPEGQTAVNKPLTLRIDNPKLWSPDSPFLYDVKLELLGPSGEVLERLSSYFGMRKISLGQGQFGKELFLNNKPLFHYGTLDQGWWPDGLHTPPSDEAMKYDLEITKQMGFNMIRKHIKVEPQRWYYWCDKLGILVWQDMPSGMVVLPDPDGRRQHHIQHVPADGPDLHQRSEHAAQFEWELRRMVDQHFNAPCIVMWVPFNEGWGQYDTCRISNWLKAYDPTRLVNAVSGWALRPCGDVYDIHTYQKDLTRPSIQKDRATVIGEFGGIGYPIEGHLWNPKMRNWGYQTYHSAQELLDNYIYKFNQIAEMKKQGVSAAVYTQTTDVEGEVNGLMTYDREVIKIPVEKLRQLHQVLYKENQ; the protein is encoded by the coding sequence ATGAAAAGCTTGAAATGGATGGTTTGTCTGATGGGGGTTTTGATGGGAGTTTATGCGCAAGCCGCGGAGACGAACTGGCAGCCCCAAAGCGGCGGACTGGTGACCCGGTGGGGCAAGGCCCTGAAGCCCGAGACGGCCTGGCTGGAGTATCCTCGGCCGCAGCTGGTGCGTTCGGAATGGCTGAACTTAAACGGGCTGTGGGATTTTGCCCTGCTGTCGAAGACCGCTCCGATGCCGAAGGACTTTTTTCAGAAGATTCTGGTCCCGTTCTGTGTGGAGTCGGCCTTGTCAGGGGTCGGCCGAACCGTGACCCCGAATGACCGAATCTGGTACCGCAGGACTTTTACGGTGCCGCCGTCCTGGACTGGCAGCCGGGTGATTCTGCATTTTGAAGCAGTCGATTGGGACACGGCCGTCTGGGTTAACGGGGCGTATGTCGGTTCGCACCGCGGGGCGTATGATCGTTTCAGTTTTGACATTACGGAGTACCTCAAAGACGGGACGCAGGAGCTGGTTGTTTCCGTCTGGGACCCGACGAATTTTGAATCACAGGCCCGCGGCAAACAGCAGATGCCGCAGGAAGGGATTTGGTACACACCTGTCAGCGGCATCTGGCAGACGGTCTGGCTGGAGCCGATTCCCAAAGCAGCCGCCATCCGGGAAATCAAAATCACGACCGATATTGATAAAAATCAGGTTACAATCATTCCCATCGCCTATGAGCCGGATTATCGGAAATATTCGGTCAAGATCTCCGTCTTCGAAGGTCAAAATCCGGGGCCGGAAGGACAGACTGCTGTCAATAAGCCGCTGACCCTGCGGATAGACAATCCGAAATTGTGGTCGCCGGACAGTCCGTTTCTGTACGATGTCAAACTGGAGCTGCTTGGGCCGTCCGGGGAGGTTCTCGAGCGGCTGTCAAGTTATTTCGGGATGCGCAAAATCAGTCTGGGACAGGGGCAATTCGGGAAGGAATTATTCTTGAACAACAAACCGCTGTTCCACTACGGCACGCTGGACCAGGGCTGGTGGCCGGACGGCCTGCATACGCCGCCTTCGGATGAGGCAATGAAATACGATTTGGAAATCACCAAACAGATGGGCTTTAATATGATTCGCAAGCACATCAAGGTTGAACCCCAGCGGTGGTATTATTGGTGCGACAAATTGGGGATTCTGGTCTGGCAGGATATGCCGTCGGGGATGGTGGTGCTGCCGGACCCGGATGGCCGTCGTCAGCATCACATCCAGCATGTTCCGGCGGACGGGCCGGATCTGCATCAGCGGTCGGAGCATGCGGCCCAGTTTGAATGGGAGCTGCGGCGGATGGTGGACCAGCATTTCAACGCACCCTGCATCGTCATGTGGGTGCCGTTCAATGAGGGCTGGGGCCAGTATGACACCTGCCGCATCAGTAACTGGCTGAAGGCATATGATCCGACTCGTCTGGTAAATGCCGTCAGCGGCTGGGCCCTGCGTCCCTGCGGCGATGTCTATGACATTCATACGTATCAGAAGGACCTGACGCGGCCTTCAATCCAGAAAGACCGCGCGACGGTCATTGGGGAGTTCGGCGGCATCGGCTATCCGATTGAAGGGCATCTGTGGAATCCAAAGATGCGCAATTGGGGCTATCAGACCTATCACAGTGCACAGGAACTTTTGGACAATTATATCTATAAGTTTAATCAGATTGCTGAGATGAAAAAGCAGGGTGTCTCCGCAGCCGTCTATACCCAAACTACGGATGTAGAAGGGGAGGTCAACGGGTTGATGACCTACGACCGTGAGGTCATTAAAATACCTGTGGAGAAATTACGGCAACTTCATCAGGTTTTGTATAAAGAGAACCAGTAA